The Sesamum indicum cultivar Zhongzhi No. 13 linkage group LG1, S_indicum_v1.0, whole genome shotgun sequence genome includes a window with the following:
- the LOC105160442 gene encoding probable DNA replication complex GINS protein PSF3 encodes MAKYYDIDDILAEEELVPSVFQHAANEVGLFDSSDDTNKVEAGSRVELPFWLVRELYLRQLISIRVPPCFDRESKTREEIGADAAHVDLRSRCLYFYEVGCKIAPLVGDKTIGPFLLVAFRTRYKEVLIKAHTLTPAVAPKYLTLLTNEEAKLYEAGQSSITAFKKWRMGGPRFQMAPVLGRKRKPT; translated from the exons ATGGCAAAATATTATGACATTGATGATATATTAGCAGAAGAAGAG CTCGTTCCATCTGTATTTCAACATGCTGCAAATGAGGTTGGGCTTTTCGACTCAAGTGATGATACAAATAAG GTGGAAGCTGGTTCCAGAGTAGAACTACCCTTCTGGCTGGTCCGTGAATTGTATTTGAGACAACTAATATCCATAAGGGTCCCTCCATGTTTTGATAGAGA ATCTAAAACACGGGAAGAAATAGGGGCTGATGCTGCACATGTGGATTTAAGAAGTCGAtgtctatatttttatgaagtaGGATGCAAGATTGCACCACT TGTTGGTGATAAAACCATAGGGCCATTCCTTCTTGTAGCATTTCGGACCAGATACAAGGAAGTCCTGATTAAGGCCCATACTTTGACACCTGCAGTGGCTCCAAAATACTTGACACTTCTAACTAATGAAGAAGCCAAAT TGTATGAAGCTGGTCAGTCTTCTATAACAGCATTCAAGAAATGGCGGATGGGTGGGCCCAGATTCCAAATGGCTCCAGTTCTAGGGAGGAAGAGGAAACCAACTTGA